GTCGACGCGCTCGCCCACATAATTTGCCGCCACCGTCGTCTTGATGTTCGCGGTGTTGACCCACGTCAGCGCCATCTGGCCCGAGTTTTCCGGCAGGAACGGAAGGTCGCCACCCGTCGAGAGGTCGTCGCTTTCCGTGCGGGCCACTGTAGCCGACAGGCCGAACCCGTGGCCGAGTGCGATATTGCCTGTCAATGCCACGCGATCGACTCTGGCCTTGTCGAAATCGAAGTCCACTATCGAGAATGGGAGATCAATCGAGCCGTCACGGATTTCCTGATGCTGGTAGTCAACCGCCGTGAAGAGCCAGTCGTTCCATTCGGCATCCCAGCGGAGGGCCAATGTGTCAGCATACCCGTCGGCGCCAATGAGGAACTGGTTGGGCTGAAGTCCGACGATGCCGATCGGTGCGAGCGTGGCCGCGCCGAAATTGTAGCCTTCGCGCTGGATGGCTGCGCGCAGCCAGTGTCCCTCGAACGGCGCCCACGCGACACCGAGCTTGGGCTCGAGACGGATGTTGTCGTTATTCACGTCCTCTATATAGCGGGCAAACAGCGCCCCTTCGATTTTCAGATCAGGAGTAATTTCATAGAGGCCATCGACATAGGCTTTGGCCAGCGCTTGGGTTGATGAAGAAGACGTGGATGTCGAAGGTACAAGAAGACCGAAAAAATCGAATTTGTTTGAAGACCTTACGGCACCGGCTTCGATGCCGTATCGCCAGGTCAGATCGCCAGCGCCGTAAAGATGGCTCAACGCCCCGATATAGCTTGTTTCGTCCTGCTCGCTCCTCAGTTGTGCAAGATCGGGGAGCGGGATGTCGGAGAGAACCGCTCGCGAGGTGTTAACGATCTCCTTGTCGCTGAAGAAGAATGCAGCGTTGGCGACATTTTCATATCCAAATGTGTGGCTCCACGCGACACCGGAGGTCACGCTCGAGGCGCTGTCATCGTCCAGTGAGTCACGAGGGACGATCAGAGGAGGGAACAACGTCGGGTCCGGAATGTCAAAAATACTCCGGCTTTCGTCTACCTCGGCCATATTCAGGAACGCGATGATTCTGTCGTCGGGAGATGGCGTCGCGGTAATGTAGCCATTGCCGCCGATCACGCGCAACTCACGCTCCATCTGGAGCCCGTGACCTTGATCTATCGTATCCCTCGGCTCCTCCCACTGGAACGTGCCAAAGACGCTGATCGGAAACGGGGATACGGTAAATCCTCGTACCGCAGCTTCTCCGATCCATCCGGTATCATCTTCGTTGGCGGTGAAGCCGCCACCCAACTCCGTTTCGAAGAAGGGCGAGCGCAGCAAATTGACCGTCCGTTCGCGGCTGGCGAGCATATGCGGTTCGATCAGCAGCCCCTGGATCAGCGCGGAGAAGCTGCCCGGGTTGACCGTGTTCGTGATCGCGTTGGCGGCAAAATCGAACGTGTTGAAGAACGGATTGACGCTGCCGCGCACCGCCTGGTCGACATAGCTCGCGCCGGTGAAGGGATCGAAAACAGCATCGCCGTAATATTGGCCCCAGGCATCGAGCCCCTGCAGGCGGAAGGCGTCGTTGAGCGTCGAGCCCTGCTCCTGGTTGGCGCCGAGCGCCGCCGTGTCGCCGCCTTTGGCGCGGGTGCGGCGCATCGCTTCCTGGGCATTGCGAATGGCACCGTCGGCGTCATAGGCGTCGATGGCAAGGGCGGTGCGCACTGTTGCCACGACGGGATCATTCGGATCGAGCCGGTCGGCATTGTCGAGTGCCTGGGCTGCCGGGATACGGTCACCTTTTTCGTAGTGTGCGGCAGCAAGCAGGAGCTGCGCATTGGAATAGGCAGGATTGGCGGTGGAGCCCGCAAGCAGATCCTCGACGGCCTTGTCTACGTCGCCGTTCTGCAGGTGATAGCGGCCGCGCGCCACCAGAGCGATATCGAAAGAAGGATCAACGGCAAGGGCGGTGTCGAGCTCTCGCTTTGCCTCGGCCATCCGCGTTTCGTCAAGATACTGGACGGCGAGGTTCGCGTGTGCAACGGGATCCAGCGGGTCGAGCGCGATCGCTTGCTTGAAAGCGGCCTCTGCGGCCCGGTTGTCGCCGCGCACACCCTGGACCAGACCAAGCGAATTCCAGATGGACGAGGAGCCCGGGGCAGTCTCCAGCGCCTTGTTTAGATCGGCAAGCGCGCCGTCGAGATCGTTGTCGATATGATAGCGATAGTGGGCGCGGGCCTCGAGTGCCGTCGGATCGTTCGGATCGATGGCAAGCGCCCGTTCGACGCCGTCGCGCAGCTCGTCGCGATCATCGAGCAACATGGCGAGTTGCGCGCGCGCTGCCGGCAATGTCGGATCGTCCGGATATTTCTGCTCGGCTCTTTTTATCACCTCGATTGCCGCGGGGATGTCTTCCCGGAAACCTGCGGTCCAGGCCTGCGCCATGCCGGCATAGCGGCCGCTCGCATTGCGCGGCGGTTGCTCGACGCGATTGGGGTCGGCAAGCCCGCGCGCGAAATAGCCGCCATAGGCAGCGATCGTCCGCCGGCTAGGGTCAAGGCCGCGTTCGGCCTTCGAGAACAGGCGAGCCGCCTCCTGATATTGGTTCG
The genomic region above belongs to Sinorhizobium mexicanum and contains:
- a CDS encoding FecR domain-containing protein; translation: MRGRLSGVMFAATVLFAPWPTFAEPIPRQAPAAGSVIARKTGEEVRFVDVSNWRVVDLAQDLLPGDVLRTNAVGALAVLFSDHTQIRLGRNTALRVKQIGAGDSSLELQSGTIWARAERGGKGLVIDTPAATAAIRGTDWTLTVGGDGKTSLVVLEGVVELSNAYGSVTVKQGEGAVAAIGSAPTKIVIITPKDREQMLFHLSLRNAFVWMPATPLSVPQMRRERARIEAAPEASRSTEDWLALAEIYLSLNGRQKAQAALSEATRRGLSGSQVARADLIRALIAGSSNQYQEAARLFSKAERGLDPSRRTIAAYGGYFARGLADPNRVEQPPRNASGRYAGMAQAWTAGFREDIPAAIEVIKRAEQKYPDDPTLPAARAQLAMLLDDRDELRDGVERALAIDPNDPTALEARAHYRYHIDNDLDGALADLNKALETAPGSSSIWNSLGLVQGVRGDNRAAEAAFKQAIALDPLDPVAHANLAVQYLDETRMAEAKRELDTALAVDPSFDIALVARGRYHLQNGDVDKAVEDLLAGSTANPAYSNAQLLLAAAHYEKGDRIPAAQALDNADRLDPNDPVVATVRTALAIDAYDADGAIRNAQEAMRRTRAKGGDTAALGANQEQGSTLNDAFRLQGLDAWGQYYGDAVFDPFTGASYVDQAVRGSVNPFFNTFDFAANAITNTVNPGSFSALIQGLLIEPHMLASRERTVNLLRSPFFETELGGGFTANEDDTGWIGEAAVRGFTVSPFPISVFGTFQWEEPRDTIDQGHGLQMERELRVIGGNGYITATPSPDDRIIAFLNMAEVDESRSIFDIPDPTLFPPLIVPRDSLDDDSASSVTSGVAWSHTFGYENVANAAFFFSDKEIVNTSRAVLSDIPLPDLAQLRSEQDETSYIGALSHLYGAGDLTWRYGIEAGAVRSSNKFDFFGLLVPSTSTSSSSTQALAKAYVDGLYEITPDLKIEGALFARYIEDVNNDNIRLEPKLGVAWAPFEGHWLRAAIQREGYNFGAATLAPIGIVGLQPNQFLIGADGYADTLALRWDAEWNDWLFTAVDYQHQEIRDGSIDLPFSIVDFDFDKARVDRVALTGNIALGHGFGLSATVARTESDDLSTGGDLPFLPENSGQMALTWVNTANIKTTVAANYVGERVDGVATLDDFWTLDASLLWEPFDKRFEMELAGFNLLDEEFEVRDGLPGWGPTVKGTVKVRF